In a single window of the Nicotiana tomentosiformis chromosome 10, ASM39032v3, whole genome shotgun sequence genome:
- the LOC138900325 gene encoding uncharacterized protein, translating to MSNFIEARFSRPMRSDPSQRDPNLWCEYYGANGHHNRDCRHLCKEVATLLKNVHLKEFLSDRAKNNYGHNLDNTEPSKAGEYPPRQKINMIFGGNEINGVTFLVAKKTKVSVNHSKRLQEVIEDDITFTEEDAYGLLLPHNDALVISLNVLDFKIKRVLVYLGSSANIIQWRVLKQAKLTGSIIPATKLLVGFNLASVTARGEILLPTNAEGVMKTTLFEVVDDDMSYNIILGSPWIQETKNVPSTYHQLMKFPTLEGIIQIRGDQPAIRNMKEISISNTKGKDAA from the coding sequence ATGAGTAACTTTATAGAAGCACGGTTCTCGAGGCCGATGAGATCTGACCCCAGTCAGAGGGATCCTAATCTATGGTGTGAGTATTATGGGGCTAACGGCCACCATAATAGGGACTGTCGGCATCTTTGCAAGGAGGTGGCGACATTATTGAAAAATGTCCATCTCAAAGAATTCTTAAGCGACCGGGCTAAGAATAACTATGGCCACAACCTGGATAATACAGAACCCTCAAAAGCAGGAGAATATCCTCCTCGTCAaaagatcaacatgattttcggggggaacgagattaatggtGTAACCTTTTTGGTAGCAAAAAAGACAAAGGTATCGGTGAACCATAGCAAGAGACTTCAGGAAGTCATTGAGGACGATATCACCTTCACAGAGGAGGACGCATATGGACTCCTACTACCGCACAACGATGCcttggtaatttctcttaatgttttagattttaaaattaaacgtgttttggtgtACCTAGGAAGTTCAGCCAATATTATCCAATGGAGAGTGCTAAAGCAAGCCAAGTtaaccggaagcatcattccggccacaaagcTCCTCGTCGGGTTCAACTTAGCAAGTGTGACAGCCCGAGGGGAGATCCTGTTGCCCACAAATGCTGAAGGGGTCATGAAGACGACCTTGTTTGAAGTAGTAGACGATGACATGAGCTATAACATTATTCTCGGAAGTCCATGGATACAGGAGACGAAGAATGTGCCATCAACATACCATCAACTTATGAAATTCCCAACTCTAGAGGGAATTAtacaaataagaggagatcaaccggcGATAAGGAACATGAAAGAAATCTCGATTTCCAATACTAAAGGGAAGGATGCAGCATAG